A DNA window from Sphaeramia orbicularis chromosome 22, fSphaOr1.1, whole genome shotgun sequence contains the following coding sequences:
- the colec11 gene encoding collectin-11 translates to MRAEALLLSMIIMSALSLLRLNGQNLADESCTVQILVPGLKGEPGDKGHKGVPGRPGRVGPPGEIGQTGLKGQKGIMGRYGKVGPSGMKGVKGEMGDPGPRGPDGEPGVPCECAPMRKRIGEMDILVAQLTSELKFIKNAVAGIKETDSKVYLLVKEEKRYSDAEAYCQTRGGHLAMPKDEAANAAIAAYITDAGLSRVYIGIHDLDREGVFTYVDRSPMTTFSKWRRGEPNNAYDDEDCAEMVSSGEWTDVACHPTMYFVCEFDKDSG, encoded by the exons ATGAGAGCAGAGGCGCTGTTACTGTCCATGATAATAATGTCTGCACTGAGTTTATTGCGATTGAATGGACAAAACTTGGCAGACGAATCCTGCACTGTTCAGATCCTCGTCCCTGGACTCAAAG GAGAACCAGGAGATAAAGGACACAAAGGGGTACCGGGGAGGCCGGGAAGAGTCGGCCCCCCAGGAGAGATCG GTCAAACTGGTCTGAAAGGACAGAAAGGCATCATGGGACGTTATGGAAAAGTAGGCCCAAGTGGAATGAAAG GTGTAAAAGGAGAAATGGGAGATCCAGGTCCGAGGGGTCCTGATGGAGAGCCAG GGGTTCCGTGTGAGTGTGCACCAATGAGAAAGAGGATTGGAGAAATGGACATTCTTGTGGCCCAGCTAACCTCTGAGctgaaattcattaaaaatg CTGTTGCTGGCATAAAAGAGACAGACAGTAAGGTGTATCTGTTGGTGAAGGAGGAGAAGCGCTACTCCGACGCCGAGGCCTACTGTCAGACGAGGGGAGGGCACCTGGCTATGCCCAAGGATGAGGCGGCCAACGCAGCCATCGCGGCGTACATCACCGACGCCGGCCTGAGCAGGGTCTACATCGGCATTCACGACCTGGACCGAGAGGGCGTCTTCACCTACGTGGATCGATCTCCCATGACCACTTTCAGCAAATGGAGAAGAGGGGAGCCCAACAACGCTTACGATGATGAGGACTGTGCAGAGATGGTGTCCTCAGGCGAGTGGACTGATGTGGCCTGTCATCCCACCATGTATTTTGTTTGTGAATTTGACAAAGATAGTGGTTGA